A portion of the Blastochloris tepida genome contains these proteins:
- a CDS encoding heavy metal translocating P-type ATPase: MRTFLTAPVLRRALIASALVSLAAGLLAWAMGRVAWADAIWAAGTAPVVAGLVVSMIRDIRAGRLGVDAIALVSMSAAIALGETLAGVVVAVMYAGGNVLEDVAVARAERDLRSLIDRAPRMAHRRRGSSVDDIAVEHVAVGDTIVVRAGEVVPVDGLILGQGALIDESALTGEPIPVTRREGETARSGTVNAGETFEIRAAATAGESTYAGIVRLVTAAQTAKAPFIRLADRFALLLFPLSLAVAGGAWVASGDPVRGLAVLVAATPCPLILAAPVAFIAGIAQAARLGILVKGSAPFETLARTHTVMFDKTGTLTVGGARLAAIEAAPGESPEEVLRTAASLEQASHHVVAAAIVEEARRKRLQLSIPTLVRETLGSGLEGEIDGHVVRVGSQQLVCGPRKPAEWAERALRRAAWRSALCVFVAVDGRTIGALLLGDELRRETPRAVQALRAAGVSRIVMVTGDRADAADIIGAALDIDAVLADRSPSDKVEAVVTEQRLKPTVMVGDGINDAPALAAAGVGIAMGARGASVSSEAADVVILVDRLDRVSDAVAIAGRTRTIALQSIVAGMAMSGVAMAFAAIGWLPPVAGALTQEAIDVAVILNALRALAPGHRFGRRPMPAATAMALRQDHERMEVDLDRLREIADALDDARGAAAVALISEANDIVSRRIAQHEHDDEARVYPDLAKYLASGPGLGAMGRAHREILHLARLLARLAGSLDAVDADRYLIRDAQRVIESVESLVRIHNAQEEDIYEQAVSGSA; this comes from the coding sequence ATGCGGACATTTCTCACGGCGCCGGTTCTTCGCCGGGCGTTGATCGCCTCAGCCCTCGTCAGCCTCGCCGCGGGGCTTCTCGCCTGGGCTATGGGACGGGTCGCGTGGGCCGATGCGATCTGGGCGGCCGGCACCGCCCCGGTCGTCGCCGGTCTGGTCGTATCCATGATCCGCGACATTCGGGCGGGCCGGCTCGGCGTCGATGCCATCGCCCTGGTCTCGATGTCGGCGGCCATTGCGCTCGGCGAGACTCTGGCCGGAGTGGTGGTCGCCGTGATGTATGCCGGCGGCAACGTGCTGGAGGATGTCGCCGTCGCCCGCGCCGAACGGGACCTGAGATCGCTGATCGATCGCGCCCCCCGAATGGCCCATCGCCGCCGGGGATCGTCTGTCGACGACATCGCAGTGGAGCATGTGGCCGTTGGCGACACCATCGTCGTCCGGGCCGGCGAAGTGGTTCCGGTGGATGGGCTCATCCTCGGCCAGGGCGCCCTGATCGATGAATCCGCGCTGACCGGCGAGCCGATTCCCGTCACGCGGCGCGAGGGTGAAACGGCCCGGAGCGGCACCGTCAATGCCGGCGAGACCTTCGAGATCCGGGCCGCGGCGACGGCCGGCGAGAGCACCTACGCCGGCATCGTCCGCCTCGTCACGGCGGCGCAAACCGCGAAGGCGCCGTTCATCCGCCTTGCCGACCGGTTCGCGCTGCTGCTGTTCCCGCTCAGCCTTGCCGTGGCCGGCGGCGCCTGGGTGGCGTCGGGCGATCCGGTGCGGGGATTGGCCGTGCTGGTCGCGGCGACGCCGTGCCCGCTGATTCTCGCCGCGCCGGTCGCCTTCATCGCCGGCATCGCCCAGGCCGCGCGTCTCGGCATCCTCGTCAAGGGGAGCGCGCCATTCGAGACGCTCGCGCGAACCCACACGGTGATGTTCGACAAGACCGGAACCTTGACGGTCGGCGGGGCCCGTCTCGCGGCCATTGAAGCCGCGCCGGGCGAGAGCCCGGAGGAGGTCCTGCGAACGGCCGCCTCCTTGGAGCAGGCGTCCCATCACGTCGTTGCCGCCGCCATCGTCGAGGAGGCCCGGCGCAAGCGGCTGCAGCTTTCGATTCCGACCCTGGTGCGCGAGACGTTGGGATCAGGTCTCGAAGGCGAGATCGACGGCCATGTCGTCCGGGTCGGCTCGCAGCAACTGGTTTGCGGCCCGCGCAAACCCGCGGAATGGGCCGAGCGCGCGCTGAGGCGCGCGGCGTGGCGGTCGGCCCTGTGCGTGTTCGTCGCCGTGGACGGCCGCACGATCGGCGCCCTTCTGCTCGGCGACGAACTGAGGCGCGAGACGCCGCGCGCCGTGCAGGCGCTGCGGGCGGCGGGGGTGTCGCGGATCGTCATGGTGACCGGCGACCGCGCCGATGCCGCCGACATCATCGGCGCGGCCCTGGACATCGACGCCGTGCTGGCGGACCGCAGTCCCTCCGACAAGGTCGAAGCCGTCGTGACCGAGCAGCGCCTGAAGCCGACCGTCATGGTCGGCGACGGCATCAATGACGCGCCGGCATTGGCGGCCGCGGGCGTCGGCATCGCCATGGGCGCACGCGGCGCCAGCGTCTCGTCGGAGGCGGCCGACGTGGTCATTCTCGTCGATCGGCTCGACCGGGTGTCCGATGCCGTTGCAATCGCCGGGCGGACGCGCACCATCGCACTCCAGAGCATCGTCGCCGGAATGGCGATGTCCGGGGTAGCGATGGCTTTTGCCGCCATCGGCTGGCTGCCGCCGGTCGCCGGCGCGCTGACGCAGGAGGCGATCGATGTCGCGGTGATCCTGAACGCCCTGCGGGCCTTGGCCCCCGGGCACCGGTTTGGACGCCGGCCGATGCCTGCGGCGACCGCGATGGCGCTTCGCCAGGATCACGAGCGAATGGAGGTCGACCTCGATCGGCTGCGCGAGATCGCCGATGCGCTCGACGACGCCCGGGGCGCTGCCGCGGTCGCGCTGATTTCGGAGGCGAACGACATCGTCAGCCGCCGGATCGCCCAGCATGAGCATGACGATGAAGCGCGGGTCTATCCCGATCTCGCGAAATACCTCGCCTCCGGGCCGGGGCTCGGCGCCATGGGCCGCGCCCACCGGGAAATCCTCCATCTCGCGCGTCTTCTTGCGCGGCTCGCCGGCAGTCTCGACGCGGTGGATGCGGATCGATACCTCATCCGTGACGCCCAGCGTGTCATCGAGTCCGTGGAATCCCTGGTGCGCATCCACAATGCCCAGGAGGAGGACATCTACGAGCAGGCGGTCTCAGGCTCCGCGTGA
- a CDS encoding ferredoxin reductase family protein yields MKNIKFAYAGLIALFSLLWWMADPLLPNGYEYFALRTVAINYTGVVAIGVMSVGMILALRPVRIEPLLHGLDKTYRLHKWLGITGLVMSVIHWLWAQGTKWAVGWGWLVKPARVPGPPLTDPVEILFRQQRGLAETVGEWAFYAVAVLIVLALMKRFPYRLFFKTHRLLALAYLALVFHSVLLTPFGYWSQPIGILLALLMTGGSIGAVVSLAGRVGYHRKAVGEIEELVAFQDNRVLKVAIRFKDRWPGHEAGQFAFVSFSADEGAHPFTISSGWTGDGRLFFLIKGIGDYTARLPELLHVGDLVTVEGPYGRFNFGTGKSRQIWVGGGIGITPFIARMKALAVESDGRKIDLFYSTAEPDEEFIERLRRDAQAANVNLHVLVTAQGSRLDVERICNAVPAWAEADIWFCGPAGFGQALRKDFVAKGLSADDFHQELFAMR; encoded by the coding sequence ATGAAGAACATCAAATTCGCGTATGCTGGATTAATTGCTCTGTTCAGCCTGCTGTGGTGGATGGCCGATCCCCTGCTGCCGAACGGATACGAGTACTTCGCCCTGCGTACGGTGGCGATCAACTACACCGGCGTTGTCGCAATCGGGGTGATGAGCGTGGGCATGATCCTGGCGCTCCGACCGGTCCGGATCGAACCTCTGCTCCATGGGCTGGACAAGACCTATCGGCTGCACAAGTGGCTGGGGATCACGGGTCTGGTCATGTCCGTCATCCACTGGCTGTGGGCCCAAGGCACGAAGTGGGCCGTGGGCTGGGGTTGGCTGGTCAAGCCGGCGCGGGTTCCCGGGCCGCCCCTGACCGATCCGGTCGAAATCCTGTTCCGTCAGCAGCGCGGGCTGGCGGAAACGGTCGGGGAGTGGGCCTTCTATGCGGTGGCCGTCCTGATCGTGCTCGCGCTCATGAAGCGTTTCCCTTACCGGCTTTTCTTCAAGACCCACCGCCTGCTGGCTCTCGCCTACCTGGCCCTCGTCTTCCACTCGGTGCTGCTGACGCCCTTCGGCTACTGGTCGCAGCCGATCGGGATCCTTCTGGCCCTGCTGATGACTGGCGGCAGCATCGGTGCCGTAGTGTCCCTGGCAGGCCGCGTCGGCTATCACCGCAAGGCGGTCGGCGAGATCGAGGAACTCGTCGCCTTCCAGGACAACCGGGTGCTCAAGGTGGCGATCCGCTTCAAGGATCGCTGGCCTGGCCATGAGGCGGGACAGTTCGCCTTCGTCAGTTTCTCTGCGGACGAAGGCGCGCATCCCTTCACGATCTCATCGGGCTGGACCGGTGACGGCCGGCTGTTCTTCCTGATCAAGGGTATCGGTGATTACACCGCTCGCCTCCCCGAATTGCTGCATGTCGGCGACCTCGTCACGGTCGAAGGACCGTATGGCCGCTTCAACTTCGGCACCGGCAAATCCCGGCAGATCTGGGTCGGCGGCGGCATCGGCATCACCCCGTTCATCGCGCGCATGAAGGCGCTGGCGGTGGAATCCGATGGGCGCAAGATCGATCTTTTCTATTCCACGGCCGAACCCGATGAGGAGTTCATCGAACGCCTGCGGCGTGACGCGCAGGCTGCAAACGTGAACCTGCATGTGCTGGTCACGGCCCAGGGGAGCCGGCTGGACGTCGAGCGCATCTGCAATGCGGTGCCGGCGTGGGCCGAGGCGGACATCTGGTTCTGCGGGCCCGCCGGTTTCGGCCAAGCCCTGCGCAAGGACTTCGTGGCCAAAGGCCTGTCGGCAGACGACTTCCACCAGGAGTTGTTCGCCATGCGATGA
- a CDS encoding IclR family transcriptional regulator, translating into MIDARQDDREDTPRQRPAATVRSVERALDILDVLAAAADGLRLNDVAGRVGLNVSTCHHLIATLVDRGYVGRNPRDRTYVLGARILELSRSRAATVDVVQTAMATLHGLNEATGETVSFDVLRGRDLATLVMVESRHAVHVVVDEAAKAEAVHATGSGKAILAWLPEAELTRILSGRLKRFTQGTARSREDLMENLFTVQCDGFAIDREEFQPGVVSVGSSLRDRTGAVIGALGCLLPISRAGEDRIVRMCGLVRDAATRLSRQLGELGPAFPFQGAGKAWRAKP; encoded by the coding sequence GTGATTGACGCCCGCCAGGACGATCGCGAGGACACCCCCCGACAGCGACCGGCGGCCACGGTGCGGTCGGTCGAACGCGCGCTCGATATCCTGGATGTGCTGGCCGCCGCCGCCGATGGACTGCGGCTGAACGACGTCGCCGGGCGGGTCGGTCTCAACGTCTCGACCTGCCACCACCTCATCGCCACCCTGGTTGACCGTGGGTACGTTGGCCGGAACCCGCGCGACCGGACCTATGTTCTCGGCGCCCGGATTCTGGAATTATCGCGCTCACGCGCGGCGACGGTCGACGTGGTCCAGACCGCGATGGCTACGCTGCATGGACTCAACGAGGCCACGGGCGAGACCGTCAGTTTCGACGTGCTGCGCGGCCGCGACCTCGCCACGCTCGTCATGGTCGAATCGCGTCATGCCGTCCATGTCGTCGTCGATGAGGCTGCCAAGGCCGAGGCGGTTCACGCAACGGGCAGCGGCAAGGCGATCCTGGCCTGGCTGCCCGAGGCGGAACTGACACGCATCCTTTCGGGACGGCTCAAACGTTTCACCCAAGGCACGGCCCGCTCGCGGGAGGATCTGATGGAGAATCTCTTCACTGTCCAATGCGATGGCTTCGCAATCGATCGCGAGGAGTTTCAGCCCGGCGTCGTGAGCGTCGGCTCGTCGCTACGCGATCGAACCGGCGCCGTCATCGGCGCGCTCGGCTGTCTGCTTCCGATCTCGCGCGCAGGCGAAGACAGGATCGTCCGGATGTGCGGGCTGGTCAGGGACGCCGCGACCCGCCTGTCACGGCAGCTTGGCGAGCTTGGACCGGCGTTTCCGTTCCAAGGCGCCGGCAAGGCTTGGCGGGCGAAACCATGA
- a CDS encoding potassium-transporting ATPase subunit F, giving the protein MSLDLALGLATAGVILVYLLAALLRPERF; this is encoded by the coding sequence ATGTCGCTTGACCTTGCTCTTGGTCTCGCCACGGCGGGCGTGATCCTCGTCTATCTCTTGGCAGCGCTGCTGCGTCCCGAGCGGTTCTGA
- the kdpA gene encoding potassium-transporting ATPase subunit KdpA, whose product MINDLVQFTVFLLVLTALAVPLGLYMARVFSGKWTILTPVVAPIERAFYRAAGVRPDQDQHWSRYALSLIAFNAAGFLLLYAILRLQHLLPLNPQDFGPMAPDLAFNTAVSFVTNTNWQAYGGETTLSHLSQMLGLTTQNFVSAATGIAVAVAVTRALATRSGRTIGNFWVDLTRANLYVLLPVCLIYALFLVSQGMPQTLDAAVTAATLDGDNQTIALGPVASQVAIKMLGTNGGGFFNANAAHPFENPTILSNFVQILSILAIPAAFPFFFGRMVGDMRQGVAIWAAMTVLFVVVLLAAWGAERFGNPLLAGIVDPAQLSMEGKEVRFGLVQSVLFAVATTVASCGAVNTMHDSLTPLGGLVPLFNMLVGEVIYGGVGAGFYGVVLMVVLTVFLAGLMVGRTPEWLGKKIEAREVKLAALTLLVMPIGVLTMVALAIVTGNAAVSAQDAGPHGLSEVIYAYTSGTANNGSAFAGFSANTLWHNTMIGLAMLIGRFGYIVPVLAIAGFLAAKKTVPASAGTFPTHGPVFVVLLISVIIVVGALTFLPALALAPIAEHVSMIAGIMF is encoded by the coding sequence ATGATCAATGACCTCGTTCAATTCACGGTCTTTCTGCTGGTTCTGACCGCGCTTGCGGTTCCGCTCGGGCTCTATATGGCGCGGGTGTTCTCCGGCAAATGGACGATCCTGACCCCGGTGGTGGCGCCGATCGAGCGTGCCTTCTATCGGGCCGCCGGCGTCCGCCCCGATCAGGACCAACACTGGTCACGTTATGCGCTGTCGCTGATCGCATTCAACGCCGCGGGTTTCCTGCTGCTCTACGCCATCCTGCGGCTTCAGCACCTCTTGCCGCTCAATCCGCAGGACTTCGGTCCGATGGCGCCGGATCTGGCGTTCAACACCGCGGTGTCGTTCGTCACCAACACCAACTGGCAGGCTTATGGCGGCGAGACCACGCTGTCGCACCTCTCGCAGATGCTGGGCTTGACGACGCAGAATTTCGTGTCGGCCGCCACCGGCATTGCGGTGGCGGTGGCGGTAACGCGGGCGTTGGCGACGCGGTCTGGGCGGACCATCGGCAATTTCTGGGTCGATCTCACCCGCGCCAATCTCTACGTCCTGCTGCCGGTCTGTCTCATCTACGCGCTGTTCCTGGTGAGCCAGGGCATGCCGCAGACGCTCGATGCGGCGGTGACGGCAGCGACGCTCGATGGCGACAACCAGACCATCGCGCTGGGGCCGGTGGCCTCTCAGGTGGCGATCAAGATGCTCGGCACCAATGGCGGCGGTTTCTTCAACGCCAATGCCGCGCACCCGTTCGAAAATCCGACCATCCTGTCGAACTTCGTGCAGATTCTCTCGATCCTCGCCATTCCCGCCGCCTTTCCGTTCTTCTTCGGCCGCATGGTCGGTGACATGCGCCAGGGCGTTGCGATCTGGGCGGCGATGACTGTGCTGTTCGTCGTCGTGTTGCTGGCGGCGTGGGGTGCCGAGCGGTTCGGCAACCCGCTCCTCGCTGGAATCGTCGACCCCGCTCAGCTGAGCATGGAGGGCAAGGAGGTCCGCTTCGGGCTCGTGCAATCGGTACTGTTCGCGGTGGCCACCACAGTGGCCTCGTGCGGCGCGGTCAACACCATGCACGACTCGCTGACCCCGCTCGGCGGCCTGGTGCCGCTGTTCAACATGCTGGTCGGCGAGGTGATCTATGGCGGCGTCGGCGCCGGCTTCTACGGCGTGGTGCTGATGGTGGTGCTCACCGTGTTCCTTGCCGGGCTGATGGTCGGCCGCACGCCAGAATGGCTCGGCAAGAAGATCGAGGCCCGCGAGGTCAAGCTCGCCGCGCTGACTCTCTTGGTGATGCCGATCGGCGTGCTGACGATGGTCGCGCTCGCGATTGTCACTGGCAATGCAGCAGTCTCGGCGCAGGATGCCGGTCCACACGGCCTATCGGAGGTGATCTACGCCTACACCTCCGGCACCGCCAACAACGGCTCGGCCTTCGCCGGCTTCTCGGCCAACACGCTGTGGCACAACACCATGATCGGCCTTGCCATGCTGATCGGCCGGTTCGGCTACATCGTTCCGGTCTTGGCGATCGCCGGCTTCCTCGCCGCTAAGAAGACCGTGCCCGCGTCCGCCGGCACGTTTCCGACCCACGGCCCGGTGTTCGTTGTGCTGCTGATCTCGGTGATCATCGTGGTCGGCGCGCTCACCTTCCTGCCGGCGCTGGCGCTGGCGCCGATCGCCGAGCACGTCTCGATGATCGCCGGCATCATGTTCTGA
- the kdpB gene encoding potassium-transporting ATPase subunit KdpB codes for MSKHPPKEIALFAPAIVWPALGHSFAKLDPRRLARNPVIFVTALVALLTTVLAIRDGLTGAPNFAIGAQVAIWLWITVLFANFAEAVAEGRGKARADAFRATRSSVRAKVLLGVGDLFEFKDAELLEQGDIVIVEAGETIPTDGEVIEGIASVDESAITGESAPVIRESGGDRSAVTGGTRVVSDWIKVKVTAKPGETFLDRMIALVEGAKRQKTPNEIALDILLAGLTLVFLFVVVTLPAFASWSDTEVPVVYLAALFVTLIPTTIGGLLSAIGIAGMDRLVKANVIAKSGRAVEAAGDVDVLLLDKTGTITFGNRMADAFEPLAGVAERELAEAAFLASLSDETPEGKSIVELAQRRFGFDTENAEALTFVPFSAHTRMSGVDLPDGGVVRKGASDAMLRLAGGSAPVELDAIIRRIAATGGTPLVVVRDKRLLGVVHLKDIVKHGIRERFAELRRMGIRTVMITGDNPLTAAAIAAEAGVDDFLAEATPEKKLDLIRREQAEGKLVAMCGDGSNDAPALAQADIGVAMNSGTPAAKEAGNLIDLDSDPTKLIEVVLVGKQLLISRGALTTFSIANDVAKYFAILPALFVTAYPGLAALDVMGLGTPQSAILSAIIFNALIIVALIPLALKGVRYAPASAAQLLQRNLLVYGLGGLIAPFVGIKLVDIIVDLLHLA; via the coding sequence ATGTCCAAGCATCCTCCCAAGGAAATCGCGTTGTTCGCGCCGGCGATCGTCTGGCCCGCACTCGGGCATTCGTTCGCCAAGCTCGATCCGCGCCGGCTCGCCCGCAACCCGGTGATCTTCGTCACCGCGCTTGTGGCGCTGCTCACCACCGTGCTGGCGATCCGCGACGGCTTGACCGGCGCGCCCAACTTCGCCATCGGCGCACAGGTGGCGATCTGGCTGTGGATCACCGTGCTGTTCGCCAATTTCGCTGAAGCCGTGGCAGAGGGCCGCGGCAAGGCCCGCGCCGACGCCTTCCGCGCCACTCGATCTTCGGTGCGTGCCAAGGTGCTGCTCGGCGTCGGCGACCTCTTCGAGTTCAAGGACGCAGAATTGCTCGAACAGGGCGACATCGTCATCGTGGAGGCCGGCGAGACCATCCCGACCGACGGTGAGGTGATCGAGGGCATCGCCTCGGTCGACGAGAGCGCGATTACCGGCGAGTCCGCACCGGTGATCCGCGAGTCGGGTGGCGACCGCTCGGCGGTCACCGGCGGCACCCGCGTGGTGTCGGACTGGATCAAGGTCAAGGTCACCGCCAAACCCGGCGAGACCTTCCTCGACCGCATGATCGCATTGGTGGAGGGCGCCAAGCGCCAGAAGACGCCGAACGAGATCGCGCTCGATATCCTGCTGGCCGGGTTGACGCTGGTGTTCCTGTTCGTCGTCGTCACGCTGCCGGCGTTCGCATCCTGGTCGGACACGGAGGTGCCGGTGGTCTATCTCGCCGCGCTGTTCGTGACGCTGATTCCTACCACCATTGGCGGGCTGTTGTCCGCCATCGGCATCGCCGGCATGGACCGGCTGGTGAAAGCCAACGTCATCGCCAAGTCCGGCCGCGCGGTGGAGGCGGCCGGCGACGTTGACGTGCTCTTGCTCGACAAGACCGGCACCATCACCTTCGGCAATCGCATGGCCGATGCTTTCGAGCCCCTGGCCGGTGTGGCCGAGCGCGAACTGGCGGAGGCCGCCTTCCTCGCCTCGCTCTCCGACGAGACGCCGGAGGGCAAGTCGATTGTCGAACTGGCGCAGCGGCGGTTCGGCTTCGACACGGAAAACGCGGAAGCGCTGACCTTCGTCCCGTTCTCGGCGCACACTCGGATGTCGGGCGTTGATCTGCCCGACGGCGGCGTGGTCCGCAAGGGTGCGTCAGATGCCATGCTTCGCTTGGCAGGCGGTTCGGCGCCGGTGGAGCTCGACGCCATTATCCGGCGCATCGCAGCAACGGGCGGCACGCCCCTGGTGGTGGTGAGGGACAAGCGGCTGCTCGGCGTCGTTCACCTGAAGGACATCGTCAAGCACGGCATCCGCGAGCGTTTCGCCGAGCTGCGCCGCATGGGCATCCGGACTGTGATGATCACTGGCGACAACCCGCTCACGGCGGCGGCAATCGCCGCGGAGGCCGGTGTCGACGACTTCCTGGCCGAGGCGACGCCCGAGAAGAAGCTCGATCTGATCCGCCGCGAGCAGGCCGAGGGCAAGCTGGTGGCGATGTGTGGCGATGGCTCCAACGACGCACCGGCGCTGGCCCAGGCCGACATCGGCGTGGCGATGAACTCGGGCACCCCGGCCGCCAAGGAGGCCGGCAATCTGATCGACCTCGATTCCGACCCCACCAAGCTGATCGAGGTGGTGCTGGTCGGCAAGCAGCTCCTGATCTCGCGCGGCGCACTCACCACCTTCTCCATCGCCAACGATGTCGCCAAATACTTCGCCATCCTGCCGGCACTGTTCGTCACCGCCTACCCCGGTCTTGCCGCGCTCGATGTGATGGGGCTCGGTACGCCGCAGTCGGCCATTCTGTCGGCGATCATCTTCAACGCGCTGATCATCGTTGCTCTGATCCCGCTGGCGCTGAAGGGGGTGCGCTACGCTCCGGCCTCGGCTGCTCAGCTGCTCCAGCGCAACCTTCTGGTCTATGGGCTTGGCGGCCTCATCGCTCCGTTTGTCGGCATCAAGCTGGTCGACATTATCGTCGACCTCCTGCACCTCGCCTGA
- the kdpC gene encoding potassium-transporting ATPase subunit KdpC has product MFAILRPAVVLTLLLSALLGLVYPLAVTGLAQTVFPTAANGSLVTKRDTVVGSSLIGQEFTAARYFHSRPSATSAPDPDDATKTVDAPYNAANSSGSNLGPTSEKLIAAIKERASGFETRPVPADLVTASASGLDPHISPAAALIQVPRVASARGIPEAEIAALVTRSIEGRTFGILGEPRVNVLELNLALDANY; this is encoded by the coding sequence ATGTTTGCCATTCTTCGCCCGGCTGTTGTCCTCACCCTGCTGTTGAGCGCACTTCTCGGCCTCGTCTATCCGCTGGCGGTCACGGGTCTTGCCCAGACGGTGTTTCCCACCGCAGCCAACGGCTCGCTGGTGACCAAGCGCGACACGGTGGTGGGCTCCAGCCTGATCGGCCAGGAGTTCACCGCCGCTCGCTATTTCCATTCGCGGCCCTCAGCGACATCTGCGCCGGATCCGGACGATGCCACCAAAACGGTGGATGCGCCCTACAATGCCGCGAATTCGTCGGGCTCCAATCTCGGTCCGACCTCCGAAAAGCTGATCGCGGCCATCAAGGAGCGTGCGAGCGGCTTTGAGACCCGGCCGGTGCCGGCCGACCTCGTCACCGCCTCGGCCAGCGGCCTCGATCCCCACATATCGCCGGCGGCTGCGCTGATCCAGGTGCCGCGTGTCGCCAGCGCCCGCGGCATCCCGGAGGCGGAGATCGCGGCGCTGGTCACCCGCTCGATCGAGGGCCGGACCTTCGGTATCCTGGGAGAGCCTCGGGTCAACGTGCTTGAGCTGAATCTTGCCCTCGACGCGAACTACTAA